One Deinococcus sp. LM3 DNA segment encodes these proteins:
- a CDS encoding GPW/gp25 family protein, protein MTLTSSPDAPTSADVLGTGVAFPVGVNARGQLAMVSGERAVTQAILTLLMTARGQRVMRPEYGCRIHELVFAPGDATTLGLASFYVDEALRTWEPRIDVDGVQAQLDPQDTARVVVDIRYRIKGQPEPRSLVFPFYRSL, encoded by the coding sequence GTGACCCTGACCTCCTCCCCGGACGCGCCCACGTCCGCCGACGTGCTCGGCACCGGCGTGGCCTTCCCGGTCGGCGTGAACGCACGCGGGCAGCTGGCGATGGTGTCCGGCGAGCGCGCCGTCACGCAGGCGATCCTGACCCTGCTGATGACCGCGCGCGGCCAGCGCGTCATGCGGCCCGAGTACGGCTGCCGCATTCACGAACTGGTGTTCGCGCCGGGCGACGCCACCACCCTGGGTCTCGCGTCGTTCTACGTCGACGAGGCCCTGCGCACCTGGGAGCCCCGCATCGACGTGGACGGCGTGCAGGCGCAACTGGACCCGCAGGACACCGCGCGGGTCGTGGTGGACATCCGCTACCGGATCAAGGGCCAGCCGGAGCCGCGCTCGCTGGTCTTTCCCTTCTACCGCTCCCTGTAG
- a CDS encoding phage tail protein gives MDFKATASFNRGRPRVTATLRLGPLGQVTFTAGGNDPIPTPAARPTHRQDGNPQRSSLSILSNHRYQVSIDGLEYAAFSEVSGLQVETETMDFIEGGVNDRVLRLPVRSRVGNLILKRGLVAGNELLEWHLNIVQGYLDVRNVTVTVYDHPQASRTAAGGQALEAQVRMRFELLQAYPVKWSGPTFSGNGDAVSVETLELAHSGFLQTSR, from the coding sequence ATGGACTTCAAAGCAACCGCCAGTTTCAACCGTGGCCGCCCCCGCGTCACCGCCACCCTGCGCCTCGGCCCGCTGGGACAGGTGACCTTCACCGCCGGCGGCAACGACCCCATTCCCACACCGGCCGCGCGGCCCACCCACCGGCAGGACGGCAACCCGCAGCGCAGTTCCCTGTCCATCCTGAGCAACCACCGCTACCAGGTGTCCATCGACGGACTGGAGTACGCGGCGTTCAGTGAGGTCAGCGGGCTGCAGGTCGAGACGGAAACCATGGACTTCATCGAGGGCGGCGTGAACGACCGCGTGCTGCGCCTCCCGGTCCGCTCGCGCGTCGGGAACCTGATCCTCAAGCGCGGACTGGTCGCCGGGAACGAACTGCTCGAATGGCACCTGAACATCGTGCAGGGCTACCTGGACGTCCGGAACGTCACGGTCACCGTCTACGACCACCCGCAGGCCAGCCGCACCGCCGCCGGCGGGCAGGCGCTCGAGGCGCAGGTCCGGATGCGTTTTGAACTGCTGCAGGCGTACCCGGTCAAGTGGAGCGGCCCGACCTTCAGCGGCAACGGCGACGCCGTGTCGGTGGAGACGCTGGAACTCGCGCACTCCGGGTTCCTGCAGACCAGCCGCTGA
- a CDS encoding putative baseplate assembly protein, translating to MPLPTVNLDDRRFDDILEEARRLIPQYCPEWTDHNASDPGIAIIEIFAWMTDLLLYRVNQVPDKLLIAFLEMIGVQLAPPRAAVAPVTLYLSAPQDTPLVIAAGTEVATLRTEVNEATVFSTERAGVIRPPTLTGLFTANTLAQVRLDAEGTAGADTAGAVRHDLAQLGLPGHRFPIFQPEPRPGDALFLQLADDHSEHVLALSLGVELAGGAGVNPNHPPYVWEAWQGGVGRWVPCEVEYDGTHAFNVSGELILRLPAMREGAFFDRRGYWLRCRLTNEQMHAGYKVSPDLETLQVDARGITVPARHATVVMNELLGQSTGVPGQRFRLLHGPVLNLDPDRDVVEVTTAEGDTLVFTPVIDFSESGPDDRHFTLDTTSGEVAFGPSILQPDGSVYRFGATPPPEASVRLRRYQYGGGASGNVPARTLTVLKSSVPYVARVTNHAPAAGGRNGQQLEDALHRVPSLLRTRTRAVTADDYEFLAAQVPGVARARCVTPNMAVPGQTYPGSLRALNVPAGQVTLALLPSVSFDDLIGPDSDVTDPLSPLTGRIAPERLTLSAELRAAAQEELDLRRPVGTTLDLRAPQYVWVSVTATIRSYPGASRPAREDVRRRAMQALYSYLNPFTGGPDGRGWPFGRTLTLSELYGLLRGVSGVEVAEDVQVVLTEPGQPQQRETVTGSLPLPPQALIVSDVHHVRVDH from the coding sequence GTGCCCTTACCGACCGTGAACCTCGACGACCGCCGCTTCGACGACATCCTCGAAGAGGCTCGCCGGCTCATTCCGCAGTACTGCCCGGAATGGACCGACCACAACGCCAGTGACCCCGGCATCGCCATCATCGAGATCTTCGCCTGGATGACCGACCTGCTGCTGTACCGGGTCAACCAGGTGCCGGACAAACTGCTGATCGCCTTCCTGGAGATGATCGGCGTGCAGCTCGCCCCGCCCCGCGCCGCCGTGGCGCCCGTCACGCTGTACCTGAGCGCCCCGCAGGACACGCCGCTGGTCATCGCGGCCGGCACCGAGGTCGCCACGCTGCGCACCGAGGTGAACGAGGCGACCGTGTTCTCCACCGAACGCGCCGGCGTGATCCGGCCCCCCACCCTGACGGGCCTGTTCACCGCGAACACCCTGGCGCAGGTCCGCCTGGACGCCGAAGGGACCGCCGGCGCCGACACCGCCGGGGCCGTCCGGCACGACCTGGCGCAACTGGGCCTGCCGGGGCACCGCTTCCCGATCTTCCAGCCGGAACCGCGTCCCGGTGACGCGCTGTTCCTGCAACTCGCCGACGACCACAGCGAACACGTGCTGGCCCTGAGCCTGGGCGTGGAACTTGCCGGGGGCGCGGGCGTGAACCCCAACCACCCGCCGTACGTCTGGGAGGCGTGGCAGGGCGGCGTGGGCCGCTGGGTGCCGTGCGAGGTCGAGTACGACGGCACGCACGCCTTCAACGTGTCCGGCGAGCTGATCCTGCGCCTGCCCGCCATGCGCGAGGGCGCGTTCTTCGACCGGCGCGGCTACTGGCTGCGCTGCCGCCTGACCAACGAGCAGATGCACGCCGGGTACAAGGTCAGCCCCGACCTGGAAACCCTGCAGGTGGACGCGCGCGGCATCACGGTCCCGGCCCGGCACGCCACGGTCGTCATGAACGAACTGCTCGGGCAGAGTACCGGCGTGCCCGGCCAGCGGTTCCGGCTGCTGCACGGCCCGGTCCTGAATCTCGACCCGGACCGCGACGTGGTGGAGGTCACGACCGCCGAGGGCGACACGCTGGTGTTCACGCCGGTGATCGACTTCTCGGAATCCGGCCCGGACGACCGGCACTTCACGCTCGACACGACCAGCGGCGAGGTCGCGTTCGGGCCCAGCATCCTGCAACCCGACGGCAGCGTCTACCGGTTCGGCGCGACCCCCCCGCCCGAGGCGAGCGTCCGCCTGCGCCGTTACCAGTACGGGGGCGGCGCGTCCGGGAACGTCCCGGCCCGCACCCTGACCGTCCTGAAAAGCAGCGTGCCGTACGTGGCGCGCGTCACGAACCACGCCCCGGCCGCCGGGGGCCGCAACGGCCAGCAGCTCGAGGACGCCCTGCACCGCGTGCCGTCGCTGCTGCGCACCCGCACGCGCGCCGTCACCGCCGACGACTACGAGTTCCTGGCGGCGCAGGTGCCGGGTGTGGCCCGCGCGCGCTGCGTCACGCCGAACATGGCGGTGCCGGGGCAGACGTACCCCGGCTCGCTGCGCGCCCTGAACGTCCCGGCCGGGCAGGTCACGCTGGCGCTGCTGCCCAGCGTGTCGTTCGACGACCTGATCGGCCCGGACAGCGACGTGACCGACCCGCTCTCGCCGCTGACCGGCCGGATCGCGCCGGAACGCCTGACACTCAGTGCCGAACTGCGCGCCGCCGCGCAGGAGGAACTCGACCTGCGCCGCCCGGTCGGTACGACCCTGGACCTGCGCGCCCCGCAGTACGTGTGGGTCAGCGTGACCGCCACCATCCGCTCGTACCCCGGCGCGAGCCGCCCGGCCCGTGAGGACGTGCGCCGCCGCGCCATGCAGGCCCTGTACAGCTACCTGAACCCCTTCACGGGCGGCCCCGACGGGCGCGGCTGGCCCTTTGGCCGGACCCTGACCCTCAGCGAACTGTACGGCCTGCTGCGCGGCGTGAGCGGCGTGGAGGTCGCCGAGGACGTGCAGGTCGTCCTGACCGAACCCGGCCAGCCGCAGCAGCGCGAGACCGTCACCGGTAGCCTCCCGCTGCCCCCGCAGGCGCTGATCGTCTCGGACGTGCATCACGTGCGGGTGGATCACTGA
- a CDS encoding phage tail protein: protein MTAPTRKDPLVAAYFSVQFDNKVVGAFRECTGLGSESQVVEYRATDAKGRAVLIREPGTMKYNDIVLKRGITNDMDMWTWRQQVEEGNMDEARRSGTITLHNQKGEPVAAWTFERAWPSKLNGPTYDAKSNEVAIEELTITHEGYKRVPAGG, encoded by the coding sequence ATGACCGCACCCACCCGCAAGGACCCCCTCGTCGCCGCCTACTTCAGCGTTCAGTTCGACAACAAGGTCGTCGGCGCCTTCCGCGAATGCACCGGCCTGGGCAGCGAGAGCCAGGTTGTCGAGTACCGCGCCACCGACGCCAAGGGCCGCGCCGTCCTGATCCGCGAACCCGGCACCATGAAGTACAACGACATCGTCCTCAAGCGCGGCATCACCAACGACATGGACATGTGGACGTGGCGCCAGCAGGTCGAGGAAGGCAACATGGACGAGGCCCGCCGCAGCGGCACCATCACCCTGCACAACCAGAAGGGCGAACCCGTCGCCGCCTGGACCTTCGAGCGCGCCTGGCCCAGCAAACTCAACGGCCCCACCTACGACGCCAAGAGCAACGAGGTCGCCATCGAGGAACTGACCATCACGCACGAAGGCTACAAGCGCGTTCCCGCGGGCGGCTAA
- a CDS encoding FHA domain-containing protein — MPQLQVRQRGEVLRSLNLGRQLSIGRTPDNGLPLRDPSVAVRHAEISVEGGALLLTDLAGSETGTFVNGHRLTPHQPHRLEHGDEIQIGPFTVAFLNEAAPAPAPPAAGRRDVQGELAARPARPPLPTYPAPRPPATGPAMYTSFLPPFYQESEFLGRFLKVLESIWEPMQRRQDSVDLHFDPRVAPPPVLGWTAQWLGIPLDPHWPEARQRAWLREAVTLYRWRGTRYGLTRALETVYGLTPVLREDSAEPHTLRVTLLDSLDGEDTASREAVTAFVYAHSPAHTRVIVEWADPPPAPAPPPPTTERPAQPPAEPPAEPPAEPPAEPPAQPSTEPPAAPPPSTDLTPHPGRL, encoded by the coding sequence ATGCCGCAACTGCAGGTCCGGCAGCGCGGGGAGGTGCTGCGCTCCCTGAACCTGGGCCGCCAGCTGTCCATCGGCCGCACGCCCGACAACGGCCTGCCGCTGCGGGACCCCAGCGTCGCCGTGCGACACGCCGAGATCAGCGTGGAGGGCGGCGCGCTGCTGCTGACCGACCTGGCCGGCAGCGAGACCGGCACCTTCGTGAACGGTCACCGCCTCACGCCGCACCAGCCGCACCGGCTGGAACACGGCGACGAGATCCAGATCGGGCCGTTCACCGTCGCGTTCCTGAACGAGGCCGCGCCCGCGCCCGCCCCGCCCGCCGCGGGCCGCCGGGACGTGCAGGGCGAACTCGCGGCCCGCCCGGCCCGGCCCCCGCTGCCCACCTACCCCGCCCCGCGGCCGCCGGCCACCGGGCCGGCCATGTACACGTCGTTCCTGCCGCCCTTCTACCAGGAATCCGAGTTTCTGGGCCGTTTCCTGAAGGTCCTGGAGAGCATCTGGGAGCCGATGCAGCGCCGGCAGGACAGCGTGGACCTGCACTTCGACCCGCGGGTCGCGCCGCCACCCGTGCTGGGCTGGACGGCGCAGTGGCTGGGCATTCCCCTCGACCCGCACTGGCCCGAGGCGCGGCAGCGTGCGTGGCTGCGCGAGGCGGTCACGCTGTACCGCTGGCGCGGCACCCGTTACGGCCTGACCCGCGCGCTGGAAACCGTGTACGGCCTGACCCCGGTGCTGCGTGAGGATTCGGCCGAGCCGCACACGCTGCGCGTCACGCTGCTCGACTCCCTGGACGGCGAGGACACCGCCAGCCGGGAGGCCGTCACCGCCTTCGTGTACGCGCACTCGCCCGCGCACACCCGCGTGATCGTGGAGTGGGCGGACCCGCCGCCCGCTCCGGCGCCGCCGCCCCCCACCACTGAACGGCCCGCCCAGCCACCCGCCGAGCCACCCGCCGAGCCACCTGCCGAGCCACCTGCCGAGCCGCCCGCCCAGCCGTCCACTGAGCCTCCCGCCGCACCGCCCCCCTCCACGGACCTCACGCCCCACCCAGGACGTCTCTGA
- a CDS encoding phage tail sheath subtilisin-like domain-containing protein produces MPEYLSPGVYIEESQSGPRPIEGVSTTTAAFVGFAPNGPANTPVFVANWQQFKEIFGTADASGARNPFMDGAYLAQSVYAYFNNGGTRCYVVRLVPNQTDARTARTVEAARPLQLPSRASKAVPSLSIVARDGRQSDIQIEVLAPDPVKTDAAPKGKDGKPAENPDEGSDGLFTLKVTRNDLTETFPNVSIGKKHARNVAEVINKESTLITIEEASSTGPLVERAPEAGTYVLQADSNVIEQGRELKGQDFVGSVDSRSGIESLEIAEEVSMIAVPDLMSAYQAGMIGADGVKAVQRALIDHCERNANRIALLDTPPDLTPQQAVKWRNVDTNFDSSYAAMYYPWMKIEGPDGNPMMVPPSGFVAGIYARNDVERGVHKAPANEVVRGILGPAIQITKSEQDILNPIGVNCIREFPGMGVRVWGARTLSSNAQWRYVPVRRLFNYVETSIERGTQWAVFEPNDENLWFRIRRDINSFLTSVWRDGALFGNTTREAFYVKCDAELNPDEIRDRGILQVEIGMAPVKPAEFIVFRFSQHAGGGQ; encoded by the coding sequence ATGCCCGAATACCTGTCGCCCGGCGTCTACATCGAGGAATCACAGAGCGGACCCCGCCCCATCGAGGGTGTCAGCACCACCACCGCCGCCTTCGTCGGCTTCGCACCCAACGGCCCCGCCAATACCCCGGTCTTCGTCGCCAACTGGCAGCAGTTCAAGGAGATCTTCGGCACCGCCGACGCCAGCGGCGCCCGCAACCCCTTCATGGACGGCGCGTACCTCGCCCAGAGCGTCTACGCGTACTTCAACAACGGCGGCACCCGCTGCTACGTCGTGCGCCTCGTGCCCAACCAGACCGACGCCCGCACCGCCCGCACCGTCGAGGCCGCCCGCCCGCTGCAGCTGCCCAGCCGCGCCAGCAAGGCCGTGCCCAGCCTCAGCATCGTCGCCCGCGACGGCCGCCAGAGCGACATCCAGATCGAGGTGCTCGCCCCCGACCCGGTCAAGACCGACGCCGCCCCCAAAGGCAAGGACGGCAAACCCGCCGAGAACCCCGACGAGGGCAGCGACGGCCTGTTCACCCTGAAAGTCACCCGCAACGACCTGACCGAGACCTTCCCCAACGTCTCCATCGGCAAGAAACACGCCCGTAACGTCGCCGAGGTCATCAACAAGGAAAGCACCCTCATCACCATCGAGGAGGCCAGCTCCACCGGCCCGCTCGTCGAACGCGCCCCCGAGGCCGGCACCTACGTCCTGCAGGCCGACAGCAACGTCATCGAGCAGGGCCGCGAACTCAAGGGCCAGGACTTCGTGGGCAGCGTCGACAGCCGCAGCGGCATCGAGAGCCTCGAGATCGCCGAGGAAGTCAGCATGATCGCCGTGCCCGACCTGATGAGCGCCTACCAGGCCGGCATGATCGGCGCGGACGGCGTCAAGGCCGTGCAGCGCGCCCTGATCGACCACTGCGAACGCAACGCCAACCGCATCGCGCTGCTCGACACGCCCCCCGACCTGACCCCCCAGCAGGCCGTGAAGTGGCGCAACGTGGACACCAACTTCGACTCCAGCTACGCCGCCATGTACTACCCCTGGATGAAGATCGAGGGCCCCGACGGCAACCCCATGATGGTCCCGCCCAGCGGCTTCGTGGCCGGCATCTACGCCCGCAACGACGTGGAACGCGGCGTTCACAAGGCCCCCGCCAACGAGGTCGTGCGCGGCATCCTCGGGCCGGCCATCCAGATCACCAAGAGCGAGCAGGACATCCTGAACCCCATCGGCGTGAACTGCATCCGCGAGTTCCCCGGCATGGGCGTGCGCGTCTGGGGCGCCCGGACGCTGTCCAGCAACGCCCAGTGGCGTTACGTTCCGGTCCGCCGCCTGTTCAACTACGTCGAGACCAGCATCGAACGCGGCACGCAGTGGGCGGTGTTCGAACCCAACGACGAGAACCTGTGGTTCCGCATCCGCCGCGACATCAACTCCTTCCTCACCAGCGTCTGGCGGGACGGCGCGCTGTTCGGCAACACCACCCGCGAGGCCTTCTACGTCAAGTGCGACGCCGAACTGAACCCCGACGAGATCCGCGACCGCGGCATCCTGCAGGTCGAGATCGGCATGGCCCCCGTCAAACCCGCCGAGTTCATCGTGTTCCGCTTCAGCCAGCACGCCGGCGGCGGTCAGTAA
- a CDS encoding DUF4255 domain-containing protein codes for MIADVQQALKELVYTEAGLPRDALDIRFAAPTPSWVSGLTRPTLNFFLHDLRENAALRSMEFTHAHTGAGVSRTLAPRRMDLRFLVTVFFKAQLDELGRDEWQVLWRVLAALMRQDEWDDRYLPPAARDTGLGILGTVATGDTASVFSSLGQTVRPHLNYTVTVPLDLGVTTRSPLVLERDLSFHGQATPGSPAPVSQRRRSSWQLLDVQGQPLADALVRSDGGARAFSDAQGVVHLDAPRDSVRHLSVLTLDGRALHLDANTPQAQPRLPEPV; via the coding sequence GTGATCGCGGACGTTCAGCAGGCCCTCAAAGAGCTTGTCTATACCGAGGCCGGGTTGCCGCGCGACGCGCTGGACATCCGTTTCGCCGCGCCCACGCCCAGCTGGGTCTCGGGCCTGACCCGCCCCACCCTGAACTTCTTCCTGCATGACCTGCGCGAGAACGCCGCGCTGCGCTCCATGGAATTCACGCACGCGCACACCGGCGCGGGCGTCAGCCGCACCCTCGCCCCGCGCCGCATGGACCTGCGCTTCCTGGTGACCGTGTTCTTCAAGGCGCAGCTCGACGAACTCGGCCGCGACGAGTGGCAGGTCCTGTGGCGCGTCCTGGCGGCCCTGATGCGCCAGGACGAGTGGGACGACCGCTACCTGCCGCCCGCCGCCCGCGACACCGGCCTGGGTATCCTGGGCACCGTCGCGACCGGCGACACTGCCAGCGTCTTCAGCAGCCTCGGGCAGACCGTGCGTCCCCACCTGAACTACACCGTGACCGTCCCGCTCGACTTGGGCGTCACCACCCGCTCCCCGCTGGTGCTGGAACGCGACCTGAGCTTTCACGGGCAGGCCACGCCGGGCAGCCCGGCCCCCGTCTCGCAGCGCCGCCGCTCGAGCTGGCAGCTGCTCGACGTGCAGGGCCAGCCGCTGGCCGACGCGCTCGTCCGCAGCGACGGGGGCGCGCGCGCCTTCAGCGACGCCCAGGGGGTCGTGCATCTGGACGCGCCGCGCGACTCGGTGCGGCACCTGTCGGTCCTGACCCTCGACGGGCGCGCCCTGCACCTCGACGCGAACACGCCCCAGGCGCAGCCGCGCCTGCCGGAGCCGGTCTGA